Proteins encoded by one window of Thermococcus sp. Bubb.Bath:
- a CDS encoding phosphatase PAP2 family protein has product MGERNKALMEFLAVYFFWDAYSYVYPLIGRWSLNWNGLLLKLPGTSKEFVLSLLLWTEAHPVIYHVMDTVYRLGFTGVMVLTFTYLLITAPRGSRLLVRAYALSFLILAVIFAVVNVNAPHYIYQDLPRQYPPPSWQARPQFVLPSPHCTIATVSFLFLFRQREKIARLLSILPLLVPPATVLLGEHWVWDAITGIILGTLIWLWLSKKVKTSGGTGIGE; this is encoded by the coding sequence ATGGGAGAGCGGAATAAGGCGCTGATGGAGTTTCTCGCGGTCTATTTCTTCTGGGACGCTTACAGCTATGTCTATCCACTAATTGGCCGCTGGAGCCTTAACTGGAACGGCCTTCTCCTGAAGCTTCCTGGTACCTCAAAAGAGTTCGTCCTCTCGCTCCTCCTCTGGACTGAGGCGCATCCGGTGATATATCACGTTATGGACACCGTTTACAGGCTCGGCTTCACAGGAGTTATGGTTCTTACCTTCACATACCTCCTCATAACCGCTCCCAGAGGGAGCAGGCTCCTCGTCAGGGCTTACGCCCTTTCCTTCCTGATCCTTGCCGTGATATTCGCCGTGGTTAACGTGAACGCCCCACACTACATCTACCAAGACCTTCCAAGGCAGTACCCCCCTCCCAGCTGGCAGGCAAGGCCCCAGTTCGTCCTTCCATCACCACACTGCACGATAGCAACGGTCAGCTTCCTGTTCCTGTTTAGACAAAGGGAGAAGATTGCGAGGCTTCTCTCCATCCTCCCCCTCTTAGTTCCTCCTGCTACGGTTCTCCTTGGGGAACACTGGGTGTGGGACGCGATCACTGGAATAATCCTGGGCACCCTCATCTGGCTCTGGCTCTCGAAAAAGGTTAAAACCTCCGGGGGTACTG